DNA sequence from the Pedobacter schmidteae genome:
AGGGTTGTATTTTTATGATAACAGCGTAGTGGAGATTGCGAAAAATATCAAACCATCGCCGCGGGGAGAATACGAAATTACAGATGTGAATAAAGTTTACCTGGAGCAGGGGAAATTAAAAGTAGGGGTATTGAGCCGGGGAACTGCCTGGTTAGATACTGGAACTTTTGCTTCGCTGATGCAGGCAGGACAGTTTGTACAGGTTATTGAGGAACGTCAGGGACTGAAAATTGGATGTATCGAAGAGGTTGCTTACCGTATGGGTTTCATTGATAAAGAACAGTTAAGGGCTGCAGCTACCCCATTAGTGAAAAGCGGGTATGGGGAGTACCTGTTGAAGATGATAAAATAAGCATTCTCCTCAACGGCTGCATAATTGCGCTGAAGAAGCGCAAAGATGCTATGCCGTTTCAGAGAAGCTAATTTTATAGGTTAAATTGGACGCATAATGCGCTTGATATTTAGAACCTGTAATGGACAATACCTACAAGACTTGCGTATAACGTTTTTGGGAATGGTACTGTCTGGTAAAGTGTTTCAGGCTTGTTGATAATCCTTCGGGTCTTGCTGGGTAAAGAATTTGGATCTTGTAAGTAAGATACTGACAAGACTTGCGTATAACGTTTTTGGGAGTGGTACTGTCTGGTAAAATGTCTCGGTCTTGTTGATAAACCTTCAGGTCTTGTTGGGTAAAGAATTTGGATCTTGTAAGTAAGATACTGACAAGACTTGCGTATAACGTTTTTGGGAATGGTACTGTCTGGTAAAGTGTTTCAGGCTTGTTGATAAACCTCCAGGTCTTGTTGGGTAAAGAATTTGGATCTTGTAAGTAAGATACTGACAAGACTTGTGCATTTCCGTTTAGGAATAAATACACTCTGGTAAAGTGTTTTAGGTTTCTTGTACTTTATTTCTAATAAAAAAAGCTTCGGTTATCCGAAGCTTTTTTGCTTTACATCTGGTTTAAAAAATAAAGTTACCTTCTCCGAAAAGGCATAGCGTCTTTGCGCTTCTTCAGCGCAATTATGCCGACTTTGAGGAGAATGGTCACTTTATATGCTAAAATCGTTTAATCATATGATAATATCATAAAATAAACAAAGACAGAATTCGCGTTCTTTGAATAACCAAATAATTAAACCAGATGACGAAAAATAAATACCTTTTCCCCTTTATCATGATTACCTCACTATTCTTTATGTGGGGCTTTGTACATAATCTGGATCCAATTCTTATTCCGCATTTAAAGCGGTCATTTAGCTTGAGCACATTGCAAGCTTCATTGGTCGATTCGGCGGTTTTTATTGCTTATTTCGTGATGGCGTTGCCTGCAGGGTTCATCATGAAAAAATATGGATATAAGACGGGGATTATTATTGGATTGGCTTTTTTTGCAATAGGTTCATTTTTATTTATTCCGGCAGCCAATACACAACTATATGTGTTCTTTTTAGGGGCACTATTTATTATAGCCTGTGGCCTTACTATATTAGAGACTGCTGCCAATCCGTATGCCTCTTTACTGGGGCCGCCGGAAACGGCTACCTTTCGCCTTAATTTCGCGCAGACTTTTAATGGTTTGGCGGCTACACTAGCCCCAATGGTTGGTGTTAGGGTAATTTTGATTAAAGGCGCTTCGGATGAGGAATTGAATAAGATGACTGAGTCGGCCCGGCAACTGGCATTGGCGTCAGAGGCTTCTTCTGTGAAAACACCTTATCTGATTCTGGGAAGTATCATTCTGGTTATTGCGTTGATATTTATCTTTTTAAAACTGCCTGAAATTAAGGACGAGGAAGAGGGGAATGTGAAAAAAACAGGCATATTCCATGCCTTGAGACATAAACACTTAAGCTGGGCCGTGACTGCGCAGTTTTTCTATGTAGGTGCACAAGTCTGCGTATTCAGTTTCTTTATATTATACGCCACAAAGGCTGCGGGTATTTCTGAACAGACTGCAGGAGATTATGCCGGTTATGGAATGGGACTTGCCTTCCTATTAGGAAGGGTAATTGGTACTTTTTTAATGAAATTCATAAAGGCGGAATCTTTACTGGTAATTTATGCTTTGATTAATGTGGTTTTATGCGGAATTGCCATTACATCGGGTGGTACCCTGGCGTTGGTGTCGGTAATTGGTATTGCCTTCTTTATGTCTATCATGTTTCCTACTATTTTTTCTCTTGGTATCAAAGACCTGGGTAGCGATACCAAACTGGGTAGTAGTTTAATCATTATGTCGATAGTTGGAGGGGCAATTTTACCACCGGTAATGGGATACATCAGTGATGTGACCCATAATATTCAGATCGGATATATTGTGCCCCTGATATGTTTTGTTGTGGTATTGCTGTTCGGATTAAAAGGCCATAAAGTAATTAAAAGTGTAAACTATGAATAAAAGATATTGTTTAGCCCTCGATCTGATTCCGGATGATCAGCTAATTGCGGAGTATGAAGAAATGCACAGAAAAGTATGGCCGGAAATTATAGAGAGCATAACCTCCTCTGGCATTGAAGCTATGGAAATTTACAGGATGGGAAACCGCTTGTTTATGATCATGGAGGTAAATCAGCTATTCAGCTTCGAAAAGAAGGGAGCAATGGATGCCACCAATGAAAAGGTGCAGGAGTGGGAGCAGCTGATGTGGAAGTATCAGCAGGCAATCCCGGGAGCAAAACCTGGCGAAAAGTGGATAATGATGAATAAAATATTTGATTTAAAGGCCT
Encoded proteins:
- a CDS encoding L-rhamnose mutarotase, translating into MNKRYCLALDLIPDDQLIAEYEEMHRKVWPEIIESITSSGIEAMEIYRMGNRLFMIMEVNQLFSFEKKGAMDATNEKVQEWEQLMWKYQQAIPGAKPGEKWIMMNKIFDLKA
- the fucP gene encoding L-fucose:H+ symporter permease; the protein is MTKNKYLFPFIMITSLFFMWGFVHNLDPILIPHLKRSFSLSTLQASLVDSAVFIAYFVMALPAGFIMKKYGYKTGIIIGLAFFAIGSFLFIPAANTQLYVFFLGALFIIACGLTILETAANPYASLLGPPETATFRLNFAQTFNGLAATLAPMVGVRVILIKGASDEELNKMTESARQLALASEASSVKTPYLILGSIILVIALIFIFLKLPEIKDEEEGNVKKTGIFHALRHKHLSWAVTAQFFYVGAQVCVFSFFILYATKAAGISEQTAGDYAGYGMGLAFLLGRVIGTFLMKFIKAESLLVIYALINVVLCGIAITSGGTLALVSVIGIAFFMSIMFPTIFSLGIKDLGSDTKLGSSLIIMSIVGGAILPPVMGYISDVTHNIQIGYIVPLICFVVVLLFGLKGHKVIKSVNYE